The window TTGAAATAAGCATAGAACTCAAGAGTTCTATCAAGTAAGGACCCCAATACGGATTTACCTGATTAAATACCGAGGCCCAGATAGCCCAATAAACCAGTAAACCCAGTTATGTATCGCAGGCCTAGTTAACAAACCAATTAGCCCAATGGTTAAGCCCAGTTAGCCTACCAAGGACCAAGCTAGCCAAGTAACATATTTACCATCACTTCAACACACGAAAGCTAGGCCTATACCCAACAGTTTAGGGGGCTGCATTAATTATGGATGCCAAATGCTATTAAttttaaacattgaaaataaatttcatcttGGTGTTCTTTGTAAGCAATCACAGAACATTGATATCCACTGATATGTACAGGGGCAGCAGAATTTTGAGTAGGAATCTCTGATTTTTACGAGGggtgaatataaaatagataggGTGGCTGCCCTTCAAGAACCTCTGCAATGAACACTGAagtgaattgtttttttaccCGAGCAATCGCCTCTCCGAATATTCCTTGCGTTTGTTTCCTTTGAACGGGTTTAAACTGGTTGGAAGATGTAGTTCAGCTCGTTGCTCCCGCAGCAGACGGTTCCTTCCCCCTCCTACCGCTGCTGTTCCTACCAAACTGACGTCGTTCAACGACGCCGTTCTGTTCAGCTGATTCGATACACAAGTCAAACATCTGAAATTAGTGAAAATCCATGAAActaacttaaccctttcagtgcgtctacaccacagtgcggtgtataaatcagtgagaggttttgctagtacaccgcactgctgtttattgatgtaattagtaattatctctattgaaaaatgggaGCACCTCTctaacatagtgaaatattagtaactaacgatacactgcaccgcggtgtagacgcactatagtgccattcccgttattcaacacactagggtggaatttttagaaaatttcaaattatctccagcaccatagggtattaattagtcagcattgaaagggttaaaaattgatttattataatcaaaaaaatttgtcaaatatgaaatgcgagatttatgaaatatattcaattacgAAATAAACATCGAATTTTCGCAACTGTGaattatcattttgatttgaaacgtCAATATAGATGATGTAGTGCACATCAACTCACATAGAACCCCTTGAATAGCGCATAATAGGTATCAACGtatatattaaacattattgcAGCAGATTTTACGGCatcaaaaaattatgaaaaatttcagacttttttacagaattcataaaactgaatttaaaTTCCCACTCTCCTCAGAAAGAAAGAGAAGTCCAGGTTTCCTGATGATGAGATTTTGGATCAAGGAAACGAAAGAAATAATTGCTTAAACAGTGATAACATTTCTACACAGCTTACATAACTTGGCAGTGATATCTAAACGTAGCGGACACAGACTACAAAATTTATACTCTACATTGAATTTCATCTCTTACCTGGAGACATTTCGAGTTTGCGAGTCTTTAAGATTGTTCGCGATACACCTTCCTACTGTCGGGCTGTATTTCGATAAGTTTCGAAAGCTTGCCATTCGTTAAAAATCACTTTTTCTCCAGCGAAAACGAGAAAACTCACAGATTTAGATCCATCGATTTATGTTTACTTCCTGGTTTTCCTGGATATCCTTCGATTCTGACGTCATTGCCAGTGGGAATCCCCTTTTCTGACGTCGGTAGCCAGGAAATTTCTCCCTGACGTCATTTGCTATCCTACGAATGACGTCATTGAACCGGAATCCCCTTTTGAGTAGATGGCGCCAGCTTACGGCAGGTAGCTCAGTTGCCAGAGTCGCCTTCGAATGGTCAATTCCGAACTAATCATCAACAAAATTAGGCCAAGCTCATTTAAACTAgagaatttctattttgaaaagcATCAAATAGCGTTAAAGAATTTTCGAAGATTTTTTCTACTCTTAAATAAAATTCAGTGTGACAATTTGTCGCCTCCAAGTGAGGCCAATTATCCCAGAcaaatttctttctttcttgGGAACGTATAACCTGGGACACTTCGTTCTCGGCTATTTGGTTATCCTTCCTCTTAAAGTATCCTCAAATAGCGGTGATTTCAACAGAGATATGTAATCCAGCAAATAATCACTGAACTGAACaattacttttttattctttctGACAATTTATTTAGTCAACTATCAGATCTTTCCATCTCGCTTCAATACATATTCTGAGCGGGACCTTCCAATCTCTACGCAAAATCACATTCGGAAGACTAACAGGTAACAAATAGAAACCGGTGATAAATAACTTTCCCTTCTTTCGGCAATAAGTCCagctgtttttatttcattccgcaattttaaaccacaatgCTGTGAATGTATCGAGTTCCCGCCATGCTACGTGTTCTCAGTCGTCAAGGCAACCGGTGGACCGAATTGTTGCATCGTTTGCATCACTAACGTCAACAGATCGAGGAAAGAATTCACTCCAACTCTCAACATGCGGGCTTCAGCCGCGGTGAaattactgaaaatgaaaataaaacacttTTAATTTGAACTTTTAAAACCCATCGATCCAcattctacagttctggactcaatttcacagttcaggactcctacagttctggactcaattccacagttcaggacccagttccacagttcaggactcctacagttctggactcaatttcacagttcaggacccaggtCCACAGTTCtcctacagttctggactcaattccacagttcaggacccaattccacagttcaggactcctacagttctggactcagttccacagttcagaacccagttccacagttctcctACAGTTCTGGgctcaattccacagttcagaaccCAGTTGTACAGTTGTGGGACTCGCTCCACagtgaacccagttctacagttttggatccagttcttcACTTCAGCAACCACTCAAACAAGCGTCAAATATTCCACAACCGTGGAACCGTCAGATTTCATCCGCACTTATCCACTGTGGAACCAACAGGTGAGTGGTGGGTACTCAAAGATCCGATTccattcaaatttaactcaagGTATTATCGTGAAACCGGGTCCATctaaaattcatttccatCTTAAATTTCCCGCGAAATCTTACATGATTAAGAAATTTCGATCGACAGTTAAAGTTTTACGACAACCTCCTCTTTTCGGTTCCTTGTCGACGCTGAGACTTCCGAACGCGATATCCGCTTCTCGTTCTGTCAGAAACGGAATCCTCAATTCACTAGATATAATCAGCGAGTCAAAGAAAATAGATGATTAAATTTAATCGAATCTTTAGCTTTATCGaaccctgggcccagtttcacaaaaaggtttaactcttaaatcgatttaatttcttcattaattcagtttatcttgaatcgatttaggccttaatcctttttgtgaaactgggccctggctTGTAATCAAGGACTGTCAACGATTTGCATCAATCTCTGGAAACTGCATTTTAGGAAGTTCTGTTCCTTTTTtacctgaaaaaaaatactTCTTTTCTCTACAAGTTGATTGCTTATTCATTTGGAATTAATATCCCCCTAAAGATGTCATAATCACAGGGTTGAGCGAAATTATCGATTATCAATTGGTAATTTGGTATAAACTCTAGGACGTTTTCTGTTGATACTTAGCATCACCTCCAggtaaatatatcgataattcatctgtattcaataattatgattcaaaaatgGAATCAGAATCGAAGGCTTATTGTTTCTTAACATTTGTGTCTCATATTCAGTCGTTGTCATCGTCGgatttgtttgaatttcaaaagGATACGCGCTCAAATTTGGAACATCGACTTCCATTATATACAACGATATGGTCAGTTTGCGAGTTCCGAGTTTACTTTCAAACCAACGGTTTCGACTTCAAATTAGGCTCCGTAGTCATATTTTGGCTTCATATCGAAATATTTCGTGTTTCTTTAATTTAGAATGTCAAACATGCCGGGCttatatgatttttcaaaGTTTACGAGTTTATTAAAAACTCGAAAATACTCAGATACTCAGAAACTCCGATGTCGcgttgatttttcaaaatctcctGGTCCATACTCTATTTGCTAACTGTTTACAATTAGgtttattcaaaaaaatagTAAACAAATTGTATCAGAgtaattttaaaaatgattcaagaATTAAATCGAAAACGACGAATTAAGACTTTTGAGAGATCGATGAAAATTGACGTGCCAATTTCGATTTACTGACTTCCGGGTTCGTCTATTTATATTTCGTTCGAGTTTGAGTCAGAGTAATTCAGTAAATTCGGGTTTTTCTGGGAATATATCAGGGTAATTTACACGTCTACCGGACAAAGAAGTTCACCGCGTATACTACTGACTCGTTTTGTAGCGGTTATAGAAGGGTCTAAATCGTCTGAAATCGTCCCCGAAAGTCGAATTGTTACGTCTGGTCTCTCTCTCCTCGAAAATTGGGTCGGatttaataattatcaattaagTGTCAATTATTTTCGAGAAGGAATCCAGGATGGGAGTTCTGTTGACGAGACTGTGGAGTTTTTTCACAAATGAAGGTAAGAAAACTTATCTTCATTAACAATCTGAACAGATGActtgtttagtttaggcctaatgtctatttattaattgatgagacctgtttttcttggatattttgcttactttttggggtacatacctcatttatgtcttaacagaatgccaaaaatcgcggacaacaactgaatatccgatattattccagttctgtaccgattagatggattggcaaaaagactccttaagtccagttgaatgagagagaaaatcctccattttgtcaaatttcttggatttgaacattgttaccatgcctacgccaccctgatttagttgttgagaccccacaagaaaaataacttcatttccgtaggcatggtgacaatgtaaaaattcaagaaatttgacaaaatggaggattttctctctcattcaactggacttaaggagtctttttgccaatccatctaattggtacagaactggaaatatatcggatattcagttgttgtctgcgatttttggcattctgtaaAGACATCAATGAGGTATGtatcccaaaaagtaagcaaaatatccaagaaaaataggtctcatcaattaataaatagacattagttcaGTTCCCCGTTTAAAATTAGTGGATGATGCCAATGGAATGTTGCACAGGGGCCTGGAACAAAAAAAGACCAAGATCTCAAATTATGGCTTCTCGCAAAATTGCAGCACAAGCTCATTGATGACATAATTCTTTCTTAATtcgttcaccagggggcgttgaatattgatgtGTTCTGACTATATCCTTATACAATTGACATAGTCAGGATGAATAAAgttatcttatcttattttATCCGACTGATTGTagagcatttcaaaccactcGTCAGGTGGACGTCGTGTCCCAGGGCCCCAAGTTTTGGAAGAAATACAGACAATAGTCTAATAGATTATCGTCTAACTAGTTTCTGGGAAATTGAATGTTTTCTGCTCCCAGATTCTTCCAGACACTCTCTTTAGATTGATTTCATggtatattatcattacttaAATCGTCAGTTTcgtatttgtatttttcagaacATAAAGTGATAATTGTTGGTTTGGACAATGCTGGTAAAACTACTATTCTATATCAATTGTAAGTTTGACCAGTAGTAGATCAGTGGACAGCATTATAAACAGCTGGGGctggttgctcaaaagttggttagagttaaccagtggatagttgatatggtgacaattgaaatttcattg is drawn from Tubulanus polymorphus chromosome 10, tnTubPoly1.2, whole genome shotgun sequence and contains these coding sequences:
- the LOC141912341 gene encoding EKC/KEOPS complex subunit LAGE3-like: MEVDVPNLSAELRIPFLTEREADIAFGSLSVDKEPKRGGCRKTLTVDRNFLIINFTAAEARMLRVGVNSFLDLLTLVMQTMQQFGPPVALTTENT